Proteins from a genomic interval of Acidobacteriota bacterium:
- a CDS encoding DUF47 domain-containing protein, which produces MIRLLPKEEKYFDMFNNLASQLNEGAKLLQKLFADFDNRVTYAEQIKALEHKCDDTTHEIVKKLNQTFITPIDREDIHALASGLDDVMDAIEYTAKRIILYHVPQSTEHARKMTDVLVRLTAKLQDAVGGLGSNSEKVLTDCIDIHTLESEGDSYHHEAVEKLFAEEKDPITIIKMKEIYEKMERMIDKCEDAANVLEAIVLKNA; this is translated from the coding sequence ATGATTCGATTGTTGCCCAAAGAAGAAAAATACTTCGATATGTTCAACAACCTGGCTTCGCAATTGAATGAAGGCGCCAAGTTGTTGCAAAAGTTGTTTGCTGATTTCGATAACCGCGTCACCTACGCTGAGCAGATCAAGGCGTTGGAGCATAAGTGCGACGACACCACGCACGAAATCGTCAAAAAACTCAACCAGACTTTTATCACGCCGATTGACCGCGAAGACATTCACGCATTGGCCAGCGGATTGGATGATGTCATGGATGCCATCGAATATACCGCCAAACGCATTATCTTGTACCACGTACCCCAGTCCACTGAACACGCCCGAAAGATGACCGATGTGCTGGTTCGCCTGACTGCCAAGCTCCAGGATGCAGTTGGCGGATTGGGCAGCAACAGCGAAAAAGTGCTGACCGATTGCATAGACATTCACACGCTGGAAAGCGAAGGCGATAGTTATCACCACGAAGCCGTTGAAAAACTTTTCGCCGAAGAAAAAGACCCGATCACCATCATCAAGATGAAAGAGATCTACGAGAAGATGGAGCGGATGATTGATAAGTGCGAAGACGCCGCCAACGTGTTGGAAGCAATTGTGCTGAAAAACGCATAA
- a CDS encoding inorganic phosphate transporter: MDGTFVLVAFIIVIALAFDYTNGFHDAANSIATVVSTRVLTPGVAVIFAAFFNFIAFFFGTHAVAKTVYGGLVDPKMVNEWVVLAGLVGAVTWNLITWYLGLPTSSSHALIGGYAGAAIAKSGFHALLFDAAWPKGWFGTLSFIVISPAVGLIAGMTLMVGVIWIFRNVAPTRVDKFFRVMQLLSSSLFSFSHGTNDAQKTMGIIMAALVTGGYVDPKADIPYWVGLAAFLAIGLGTMSGGWRIVKTMGSKITKLKPIGGFCAETGGAGAVLLASHFGIPVSTTHTITGAIVGVGATHRLSAVRWGIAGRIVWAWIITIPAAALIAALMYGLFSLFR; this comes from the coding sequence ATGGACGGTACCTTCGTGCTGGTCGCTTTTATTATCGTGATTGCTCTTGCCTTTGATTACACCAATGGATTTCATGACGCCGCCAATTCCATCGCCACAGTGGTTTCCACACGGGTGCTGACGCCCGGAGTGGCTGTCATCTTTGCCGCTTTCTTTAACTTCATCGCTTTTTTCTTTGGAACTCACGCCGTTGCCAAGACGGTGTACGGTGGCCTGGTGGATCCAAAAATGGTCAACGAATGGGTGGTGTTGGCCGGATTGGTCGGAGCCGTCACCTGGAATTTGATTACATGGTATTTGGGACTGCCAACCAGTTCCTCCCATGCGTTGATTGGCGGGTACGCCGGAGCCGCCATCGCGAAATCCGGGTTTCACGCCTTGCTCTTTGACGCTGCCTGGCCGAAAGGATGGTTCGGCACTTTATCCTTTATCGTGATTTCCCCTGCCGTCGGACTGATCGCAGGAATGACGTTGATGGTGGGTGTGATTTGGATTTTTCGCAACGTTGCTCCGACTCGCGTAGATAAATTTTTCCGCGTCATGCAATTGCTCTCGTCTTCACTGTTCAGCTTTTCGCACGGAACGAATGACGCACAAAAAACGATGGGAATCATCATGGCCGCGCTGGTGACGGGCGGTTATGTGGACCCGAAAGCCGACATTCCTTATTGGGTGGGGCTGGCCGCATTTTTGGCTATCGGGTTGGGAACCATGTCCGGAGGCTGGCGTATCGTCAAAACGATGGGATCGAAAATTACCAAGTTGAAACCCATTGGCGGATTCTGCGCGGAAACAGGCGGCGCGGGAGCAGTGCTGCTGGCATCTCATTTCGGCATCCCGGTTTCCACGACGCATACGATTACGGGCGCGATTGTTGGCGTAGGAGCTACACATCGGTTGTCAGCCGTTCGCTGGGGAATCGCCGGTAGAATCGTCTGGGCCTGGATCATCACGATTCCGGCGGCGGCCCTGATTGCGGCGTTGATGTACGGACTGTTTTCATTGTTTCGATAA
- a CDS encoding transglycosylase SLT domain-containing protein, with protein MLERTTLQKLLIFSSVFLVFVAFSCSSTATSQFRPQQHQQLRAALDRDDARTAESLLREILSASPEAFAKNNYDYLLARLLMRRNANAEANQFLQPIVARNSPLAGYALWHQAEIARAAGNLKEEQRLLLKMLNQFGDHLWRDRAMTRLAESYFKSGQYQSVINLLKSSAPVRREHLALIGEAQEAARQTEAARATFESALNGKSEDDTAPRAALGLDRLDEAASALLSEETHLRRARIYQFNRYFAEARKHYLAIITQFSGSSARAEALFNLGRGYFWEDNFAEAAKWYEQVGKEFPATPEGEQGFYYVGHCHQYLGNTDRAIARYEEFLRAYPKSEYVGYAHLNAIDTLRTAKRNDEALKWAARGMAFSDPFTSVTAQFKQALIRLSQENYREALAEFTSLKTRNLNLRGLVATTNLPEVNFMYAYCLEKLGRYDEAINEYLAMPEVRVGASGYYGWRASERLRALGQNLRAKNLIAAQRDKFLSLARSANSQGNATAAKSAANQALRLSTNEVARNELLGILKNAYGKLRGYQAPAIAYTASGRTAPLGSNEAAASGTGHQTIANELLFLGLFDEGASELAETIASRPTIAYYCSRGECAKRSYDFGEPLLSALPDDYRLELLPRETAEVMYPMPYRDSLARHAKPRGVDPRFVLSIARQESSYNPRVKSYAAARGLMQFIAQTADQIADQLRLRDFEQNDLYNPDTAVLFGSQYMKNLFEEFRSPQAVAAAYNGSEDSVRRWMARAGTPELDRFVVEVLKSQTKEYVFKVSSYYLAYQKIYPNSSREQ; from the coding sequence TTGCTAGAAAGAACAACCTTACAGAAGTTGCTGATTTTCAGTTCAGTTTTTTTAGTTTTCGTTGCCTTTTCCTGTTCTTCAACCGCCACCTCCCAGTTTCGTCCGCAACAACATCAACAACTTCGCGCCGCGTTGGATCGGGATGACGCGCGGACGGCGGAAAGCTTGCTGCGCGAAATTCTCTCTGCTTCTCCCGAAGCCTTTGCCAAAAACAATTACGATTATTTGCTGGCGCGGTTGTTGATGCGGCGCAACGCCAATGCCGAGGCAAACCAGTTTCTGCAACCTATCGTCGCGCGAAACTCGCCGCTGGCCGGATATGCGTTATGGCATCAGGCGGAAATTGCTCGGGCAGCGGGCAATTTGAAAGAAGAACAACGGTTGCTGCTGAAGATGCTCAACCAGTTTGGCGATCACCTGTGGAGAGATCGCGCGATGACGCGACTGGCCGAAAGTTACTTCAAATCAGGCCAATACCAATCCGTTATCAATTTGCTGAAAAGCTCCGCTCCGGTTCGGCGCGAACACCTGGCGCTGATTGGCGAAGCGCAGGAGGCCGCGCGGCAAACCGAAGCGGCGCGGGCGACGTTTGAATCGGCGCTCAACGGAAAGTCCGAGGACGACACCGCACCGCGAGCGGCGTTGGGACTCGATCGGTTGGACGAAGCAGCAAGCGCCTTGCTTAGCGAGGAAACGCATTTGCGCCGGGCGCGGATTTATCAATTCAATCGGTATTTTGCCGAAGCGCGCAAACACTATCTGGCTATCATCACGCAGTTTTCCGGCAGTTCAGCGCGTGCGGAGGCGTTATTCAATCTGGGGCGCGGATATTTTTGGGAAGACAATTTCGCCGAAGCCGCGAAGTGGTACGAACAGGTCGGCAAGGAATTCCCGGCGACACCGGAAGGCGAGCAAGGGTTTTATTACGTAGGCCATTGCCACCAATATCTGGGAAATACCGATCGAGCAATTGCTCGATATGAAGAATTCCTGCGCGCATATCCGAAAAGCGAATACGTTGGCTATGCGCACTTGAACGCGATTGACACCTTGCGCACAGCCAAACGCAACGATGAAGCGCTGAAGTGGGCGGCGCGTGGAATGGCGTTCAGCGATCCGTTCACGTCCGTGACTGCGCAATTCAAACAAGCCTTGATCCGACTGAGCCAGGAAAATTACCGCGAGGCGCTGGCAGAATTTACGTCGCTCAAAACCAGAAACTTGAACCTGCGCGGCTTGGTCGCGACGACCAATTTGCCCGAAGTCAATTTTATGTACGCCTATTGTTTGGAAAAGCTGGGGCGTTACGACGAAGCGATCAACGAATATCTGGCGATGCCCGAAGTCCGCGTCGGAGCTTCAGGGTATTACGGATGGCGCGCCAGCGAACGGTTGCGGGCGTTGGGGCAGAACTTACGCGCCAAAAACCTAATCGCTGCTCAACGGGATAAATTTCTGAGCTTGGCACGTTCTGCCAACTCGCAAGGCAATGCGACGGCAGCCAAAAGCGCCGCGAATCAGGCGTTACGGCTTTCCACGAACGAAGTCGCGCGCAATGAACTGCTGGGGATTTTGAAAAACGCTTATGGCAAATTGCGCGGCTATCAGGCTCCCGCCATTGCCTACACGGCTTCCGGCAGAACAGCGCCGCTCGGCAGCAACGAAGCCGCGGCCAGTGGAACCGGTCATCAAACCATCGCGAACGAATTGCTCTTTCTGGGTTTGTTCGACGAAGGCGCATCAGAGTTGGCCGAAACCATCGCAAGCCGACCGACCATTGCGTATTACTGTTCACGCGGCGAATGTGCCAAACGCAGCTACGATTTCGGGGAACCGCTTCTTTCCGCCTTGCCCGATGATTACCGGTTGGAATTGTTGCCGCGCGAAACTGCCGAAGTCATGTATCCGATGCCGTATCGCGATTCGCTGGCCAGACACGCTAAACCGCGAGGCGTTGATCCGCGCTTTGTGCTGTCCATCGCGCGACAGGAAAGCAGTTACAACCCGCGCGTCAAAAGCTACGCGGCGGCGCGTGGACTGATGCAGTTTATTGCGCAAACCGCCGACCAGATTGCTGATCAATTACGGCTGCGCGATTTCGAGCAGAATGATCTGTACAACCCCGACACCGCTGTACTGTTCGGTTCGCAATACATGAAAAATCTGTTTGAGGAATTTCGCTCGCCGCAGGCTGTGGCGGCGGCGTACAACGGCAGCGAAGATTCCGTTCGCCGCTGGATGGCGCGCGCCGGAACCCCTGAACTGGATCGCTTTGTGGTAGAAGTGTTGAAAAGCCAGACCAAGGAATATGTGTTCAAAGTAAGCAGCTACTATCTGGCGTATCAGAAAATCTATCCGAATTCGTCCCGCGAGCAGTAA